The nucleotide window TGGCTCActccaaaaccaacaaaaaccaaaaagccccagATCTCCAAGGTAATGCTCTGGAAGTTGTCCGCAGAACTgaaaacatccctggaggtgctggtggttgagaagctggacatgagacaACAGtatgcatttgcagcccagaaggccaatggcagcctgggctgcatcaaaagcagcctggccagagagagagagagggaattctgctcctctgctctgctgagacctcacctgcagtgctgtgtccagctctggagccctcaacacaggaaggacatggacctgatggaaaaggtccagaggaaggccgtgaaaatgatcaaggggctggtggagctctgctacaaggacaggctgagggagctgggggtgttcagcctgcagaagagaaggctccaggcagacctaacagcagctggccaatacctgaaggggactacaagaaggctgcagagggactctttgcaaaggcctgcagggacaagatgaggggcaacggtctgagatgagagcagagcagatttagattggatgtgaggaacaagctcTGTACCTTGAGGGTCCccatctttctctgctttcaaaATCAATTTCTTCAGCCCAGCAGTTTATGGAACAAACCACAGAAAAGCAAGGCCCTGCTCAGCCAGACTCCTACCTGATGACTGCAAGCTTGctgaagcagggcagcagctgcttgaCTCCATAGTCGTTGATGTTGTTGTTGTCCAGGTCGAGCGCCAGGCGCCTGGGGACGTGGTGCAGCAGGAAGGCGATGGCGCGGCAGTCGGCAGCACAGGCGCTGCAGTAGGTCAGCTTGATGTAGTTGGCCTGCATGCGCCTGGCCACCAGCCTCCCCACCTTCTGGCTCTGCATCTCGTACAGGCACCGCAGCATCCACATGAAGTTGGGCTGCACCTGGATCTGGTTGTAGGTCGGAAGCCTGGAGCGAGTGTAGCCCTTCAGATGGGATTTCGTGCTCTCCCCAAAGTAGGTGACCAGcgtcttcctcttcctcttgatGACCCCAGGCAATGCTAAATGTTTGAGGagcttctgcttggctctggACAGCAGGCCACAGAGAAACAGGTTGGTGAAATGGAAGTGCTCGTTATTCTGGAACGGATccccctctgccagctgcttcctCAGCCAGGGAATACGGAGGCAAGTCGACTGGACAGACTCAGTGGAAGAGCATTCATTGAAGAACTGAAGCAGCTCCTTGGCACTCACTTTCTCTTCAACAACCAGGAAGAAAGCTGTGAAAAAGGACTGGAGGGTCAAGTGCAAGAACTCGTAAGTGGCCTGATCGTCACAGCCACCGTAACCTTTAACTGTCCTGAGAAAGCCCAACTGCAAATCTCCTTCAGAGATGTTTGCTAATGAGACCTCGTCCTGCTTGAAGATAAAGAAAGAGTTCCCCATCCCTTTGTATGCCAACTTGCCCAAAGTCAGAAGAGTTTCCTTTCTCAATTTGAACACCTCCGCTCGGCTCCTGGTGTTGTTCTTCAGCAAGCTTGTTTTCAGAGATCGGTTCAGATGGACTTCAATCATGAGCAGAAACACATCTGTTAATGTAACAGAACAGTCTGGAAGCTCATGGCTCTCAAACATGGAATGGAAGTGTTCATAGCTTTTAAAGATAATCCAACAAAATAAAGGCACTGAGCACAAACTGCAGAGATTTGGGTTTGCTTCCAACTGGTCCAATACCAGCGCTTGCAGCCTCTCGTCTCTGAAGAACATAGCAGTGTATTCCTTCAGGTTACTGCAGGAAAAACCACGCAGCAACACTTTCTTCCTAATGATATTTCTTTGGATCTCAGTTCCTGTCCTAGCTGTAAGAATCTTCTTGGATCCCTTTAGAAGCTTTCCTCTGAGAAGGCTTACCAGCAGTGCCAAAGGGTGGATGGATTCGTTGGGTGAACACACCTCAGGCACACTGCTGAGGTCAAAGCTGGAATAGATCTCATCAAAGCCATCAAATGTGAAAAGAACTGTGTGAGGGAATTGCAAGATGTGATGGAACACCTCCATGGGGTCCTGGTCTGGGTAGCAATTATATTTGAAGAGTAGGTCTTGCAAACATATAGCTTCATCTTCCTTAAAGCAACTGAACATCCTACAGCAGAAACGGAAGAAAAACTTGGCCCCTATATCCAATTCTTTCCTGGCCCAAAGGCTTTGTATCCTTTGCAGCAAGATGGATTTTCCAATTCCTGCATCACCAAAGACGTAAATTGTTTCTCCGTCTTCATTAATTAGCCCAACTGCATCATCAAAAAGGGCTTCTAATTGACATACTTGGCCTAGGCTCTCATTGGTGAAACTGACCAGCTCCATGATACTGGGAATGTAGATGTCTTCCAGCAGCATCTCTTCCCTCTGGCTGTAGGACATCA belongs to Indicator indicator isolate 239-I01 chromosome 11, UM_Iind_1.1, whole genome shotgun sequence and includes:
- the NOD1 gene encoding nucleotide-binding oligomerization domain-containing protein 1, which gives rise to MECYLCANLEKPPGASPPSFIALLKVYRELLVSRIRNTQCLIDNLLKNGYFSTEDAEIVVQFPTQADKVRKILDLVQSKGEEVSEYFILVLQKVTDAYYELQPWLDKIGYEPSEYICSKPVVNTDPVSRYCQKLRDELGRDSKFVMSYSQREEMLLEDIYIPSIMELVSFTNESLGQVCQLEALFDDAVGLINEDGETIYVFGDAGIGKSILLQRIQSLWARKELDIGAKFFFRFCCRMFSCFKEDEAICLQDLLFKYNCYPDQDPMEVFHHILQFPHTVLFTFDGFDEIYSSFDLSSVPEVCSPNESIHPLALLVSLLRGKLLKGSKKILTARTGTEIQRNIIRKKVLLRGFSCSNLKEYTAMFFRDERLQALVLDQLEANPNLCSLCSVPLFCWIIFKSYEHFHSMFESHELPDCSVTLTDVFLLMIEVHLNRSLKTSLLKNNTRSRAEVFKLRKETLLTLGKLAYKGMGNSFFIFKQDEVSLANISEGDLQLGFLRTVKGYGGCDDQATYEFLHLTLQSFFTAFFLVVEEKVSAKELLQFFNECSSTESVQSTCLRIPWLRKQLAEGDPFQNNEHFHFTNLFLCGLLSRAKQKLLKHLALPGVIKRKRKTLVTYFGESTKSHLKGYTRSRLPTYNQIQVQPNFMWMLRCLYEMQSQKVGRLVARRMQANYIKLTYCSACAADCRAIAFLLHHVPRRLALDLDNNNINDYGVKQLLPCFSKLAVIRLSVNQVTDHGVRILCEELSKYQIVTFLGLYNNQITDVGAKYVAKLIEECSSLEYVKIGANKITSEGGKCLAQAIQKSKTIFEIGMWGNQVGDEGAKAFAEALRNHPRLTNVSLALNGITTEGGKSIAEALQHNDSVKIFWLTKNELDDEAAMSFAEMLKVNKKLVHLWLIQNQITAKGVKHLSEALKENTTIKEVCLNGNLISPEEAKAFENEERIICF